The Mucilaginibacter mallensis genome has a segment encoding these proteins:
- a CDS encoding YceI family protein: protein MKHITFILLAWMSISNQAGQTLYACKNATISLFSSAPIEDIKATTSTAASVYNVATGELAFSVAISSFKFDKELMQEHFNSDYMESDKYPRATFKGKINEKVDITKDGSTAVTVTGELTVHGVTQKRTIPGNVTVKNGMITMTSEFMVKCADHHIEIPRLVFHNIAETIKMNVSATYTLNK from the coding sequence ATGAAACACATAACATTTATTTTACTCGCCTGGATGAGCATCTCAAACCAGGCGGGGCAGACCCTCTATGCCTGTAAAAATGCAACTATCAGTCTTTTTTCATCAGCTCCAATAGAAGATATTAAAGCCACAACATCCACAGCAGCATCTGTTTACAATGTTGCCACCGGCGAATTAGCCTTCAGCGTAGCTATCAGTTCATTCAAGTTTGATAAGGAATTAATGCAGGAGCATTTTAACTCCGATTATATGGAGAGTGATAAATACCCTCGGGCAACCTTTAAGGGAAAGATCAATGAGAAAGTTGATATCACAAAAGACGGGAGCACAGCGGTAACGGTAACCGGCGAGCTTACCGTGCATGGTGTCACCCAAAAAAGAACCATACCCGGCAATGTGACAGTAAAGAATGGGATGATAACCATGACCTCAGAGTTTATGGTAAAATGCGCCGACCATCATATTGAAATACCCCGGCTGGTATTCCATAACATAGCTGAAACCATAAAAATGAATGTTTCGGCAACTTATACACTTAATAAATAA
- a CDS encoding DUF5777 family beta-barrel protein, whose translation MKKYLILFSLLIISKGLIAQQTDTTKSKSSTSSADSLLNSMSTDDKKHPVVAFKSTRLILSQSTQTVKKNNLNFQIIHRFGDLAGKNGGGQVFYGLDDINDVYIGLEYGLTDNLNVDFGRSTFGKLVNLDLKYAVLHETSDSSIPVSLTLLGESGVNTYGSYDTFSDRLSWFGQAIISREITSIFTLQVSPGYLSTNTADPNVLGIETHFFNLAGAAKLKVTNHMSVLVDYAHPFSSFRTSANGFHDPLGFGIEIETGGHVFTLNITNANAIDPINYLSNTRENFSKGQYRIGFTISRIFDFNHKETYR comes from the coding sequence ATGAAAAAGTACCTCATTTTATTTAGCCTGCTCATCATCAGCAAGGGCTTAATAGCACAGCAAACCGATACAACTAAAAGTAAAAGTTCAACCTCATCGGCTGATTCATTATTGAACTCGATGAGCACTGATGATAAAAAACATCCTGTTGTTGCCTTTAAATCAACAAGGCTTATTTTATCGCAAAGCACACAAACGGTAAAAAAGAACAACCTTAATTTTCAGATCATCCACCGTTTTGGTGATCTGGCTGGAAAGAATGGCGGCGGACAGGTTTTTTATGGACTGGATGATATTAATGATGTATACATCGGCTTGGAATACGGTTTAACCGATAACCTGAATGTTGATTTTGGTAGAAGCACTTTCGGCAAGTTAGTTAATCTCGACCTTAAATATGCTGTATTGCATGAAACCAGCGATAGCAGCATACCGGTGTCACTAACATTGCTTGGCGAATCGGGTGTAAATACTTACGGATCGTATGATACCTTCAGCGACCGTTTGTCGTGGTTCGGGCAGGCGATCATCTCAAGAGAGATAACCTCAATATTTACCTTACAGGTATCCCCGGGTTATTTGAGCACCAATACTGCTGATCCTAACGTTCTCGGAATTGAAACACATTTTTTTAACCTGGCTGGCGCGGCTAAGCTAAAAGTAACCAATCATATGAGTGTATTGGTTGATTATGCGCATCCTTTCTCATCTTTCCGCACATCAGCCAATGGTTTCCATGATCCGCTTGGATTTGGTATTGAGATTGAAACCGGCGGTCACGTGTTTACTCTTAACATAACCAATGCTAACGCGATTGATCCTATCAATTATTTAAGTAATACACGGGAAAACTTTTCAAAAGGGCAATACCGTATAGGGTTCACTATTTCAAGGATATTTGATTTTAATCACAAGGAGACGTATAGGTAG
- a CDS encoding VOC family protein — MKFIEVVSIPVSDQQVAKEFYLKIGFELIIEAPMGDGSTWLQLGLAGQATSISLVTWFKNIAPGSSQGLVLYTDDIEKEVAELRAKGITMKDIDPTPWGKFSEFSDPDGNSMVLRQP; from the coding sequence ATGAAATTTATCGAAGTAGTCTCTATCCCGGTAAGCGACCAGCAAGTTGCTAAGGAATTTTACCTTAAAATTGGCTTTGAACTTATAATTGAGGCCCCTATGGGCGATGGCAGCACATGGTTACAATTAGGTTTAGCCGGACAAGCAACATCTATATCATTAGTAACCTGGTTTAAAAATATAGCTCCCGGCTCATCGCAGGGCCTGGTATTGTACACCGATGATATTGAAAAGGAAGTGGCTGAATTAAGAGCAAAGGGCATAACCATGAAAGATATTGACCCTACCCCGTGGGGCAAATTTTCAGAGTTTTCTGATCCCGATGGTAACAGCATGGTTTTGCGCCAGCCATAA
- a CDS encoding DinB family protein translates to MIDNNKTLSEINKTFEEFILILSSFYDEQINKIPFEGSWTPGQVTQHIILSVSGFVDLMNGPDEETTRQPNVYVANIREAFLNFDIRMQSPDFVIPPAKNYNKEELLLTLDQLKTQLNQIIPVKDMTKTCTGFELPVFGHLTRTELANFIEVHTKRHLHQLKNIYNKINY, encoded by the coding sequence ATGATAGATAACAATAAAACACTCTCAGAAATCAACAAAACCTTTGAGGAATTTATACTGATACTTTCCTCATTTTATGATGAACAGATCAATAAAATTCCTTTTGAGGGCAGCTGGACACCCGGACAAGTCACACAGCATATTATCCTGTCGGTTTCAGGATTTGTTGACCTGATGAATGGCCCCGACGAGGAAACTACAAGGCAACCTAATGTGTATGTAGCTAATATCAGGGAGGCATTTTTAAATTTCGACATAAGAATGCAGTCGCCTGATTTTGTAATTCCTCCTGCTAAAAATTATAATAAAGAAGAATTGTTGCTTACATTAGATCAACTAAAAACCCAATTAAACCAGATCATACCTGTAAAGGATATGACCAAAACATGCACTGGCTTTGAATTACCTGTGTTTGGTCACCTAACAAGAACCGAATTAGCAAACTTTATTGAAGTGCATACAAAAAGGCATCTTCATCAATTAAAAAACATCTATAACAAAATCAATTACTAA
- a CDS encoding VOC family protein yields MSNRVMHFEIPSDNPEANMKFFSEAFGWTFKQLGDRPYWLAVSGDGNTPGINGAIMKKRAVGQPLVNSILVDDIDDAVKNIEKAGGRIHIPKMYAPGYGCIAFFADPDGNMHGIMQPDENIK; encoded by the coding sequence ATGAGTAACAGGGTAATGCATTTTGAAATACCATCAGATAACCCGGAAGCCAACATGAAATTCTTCAGCGAAGCTTTCGGCTGGACATTTAAACAACTTGGCGATCGTCCCTACTGGCTGGCAGTTTCTGGCGATGGCAACACGCCGGGTATAAATGGAGCTATAATGAAAAAACGTGCTGTTGGTCAGCCATTGGTAAATTCTATTTTAGTTGATGATATTGACGATGCAGTAAAAAATATTGAGAAAGCAGGTGGCAGGATCCATATTCCTAAAATGTACGCTCCGGGTTATGGCTGCATAGCCTTTTTTGCCGATCCTGACGGCAACATGCATGGCATTATGCAACCTGATGAAAACATAAAATGA
- a CDS encoding GlxA family transcriptional regulator, whose amino-acid sequence MIETGLLITKQNRLLSIAAILDVFETVNKFYTNAGQENPFNITLLNTRDDEYSLMGYECECIDDTAPKDLVLIPAFNTDNIQQAIYENHEFLPWIINQYKTGAEIATFCTGAFLLGATGLLNGKVATTHVDACNGFASAFPAIKLKADKTVTEDGRLYTSGGATSTFHLLLHLIQKYCGADKAVRTAKFFAIDMDRDSQSYFSTFQPFHNHHDELVASAQQKIESNYGDSCTIEEIIKDIPASRRNIVRRFKQVTGITPIEYLQHTRIAAAKKLLEQTDKQMTEVIYTSGYNDPKAFRKIFRKSVGMTPTEYREKFQVS is encoded by the coding sequence ATGATTGAGACAGGCCTTTTAATAACCAAACAAAACCGGCTATTGAGCATAGCAGCCATATTGGATGTTTTTGAAACTGTAAACAAGTTTTATACCAATGCGGGGCAGGAAAATCCTTTTAACATTACCTTGTTAAATACCCGGGATGATGAGTATTCGCTAATGGGATACGAATGTGAATGCATTGATGATACCGCGCCGAAAGACCTGGTGCTGATACCCGCATTTAATACCGATAATATACAACAGGCCATATATGAGAACCATGAGTTTTTACCCTGGATAATCAATCAATATAAAACAGGGGCGGAGATAGCTACCTTTTGTACCGGTGCATTTTTGCTAGGTGCTACAGGTTTGCTTAATGGCAAAGTTGCTACTACTCACGTTGATGCCTGTAACGGTTTTGCATCAGCATTTCCGGCTATAAAGCTTAAGGCTGATAAAACCGTTACTGAAGATGGTCGGCTATATACCAGCGGAGGTGCAACATCAACCTTTCATTTATTATTGCACCTGATACAAAAATATTGTGGCGCGGATAAGGCTGTACGTACGGCCAAATTCTTCGCCATTGATATGGACAGGGATAGCCAATCTTATTTCAGTACTTTCCAGCCATTTCATAACCATCATGATGAACTGGTGGCATCGGCACAACAAAAAATTGAAAGTAATTATGGTGATTCCTGTACCATTGAAGAGATCATAAAGGATATACCCGCCAGTCGCCGCAATATTGTACGCCGATTTAAACAGGTTACCGGCATTACACCTATTGAATACTTACAGCATACCCGCATTGCAGCAGCTAAAAAGCTGCTGGAGCAAACCGATAAGCAAATGACCGAGGTTATCTATACCTCAGGTTACAATGACCCTAAAGCGTTCCGAAAGATTTTCAGAAAATCGGTAGGTATGACACCCACTGAATACAGGGAGAAGTTCCAGGTAAGTTAA
- a CDS encoding YciI family protein — MNEFSLIFRNEQNPDVQFSPEQMQDILKQWRDWMGGMAAQNKLSNPGNRLGFEGAVVRKNNMVTDGPYAEIKEMISGYIIVKTETLEEAIELAKGCPVFNAGGCVEVRSIIPTVVCEGTAV; from the coding sequence ATGAATGAATTTAGTTTGATCTTCAGAAATGAACAGAATCCTGATGTACAGTTCTCACCTGAACAAATGCAGGATATTTTAAAGCAATGGCGCGATTGGATGGGCGGCATGGCGGCACAAAACAAATTATCAAACCCTGGCAACAGGCTTGGGTTCGAGGGTGCAGTGGTTAGAAAAAACAATATGGTAACCGACGGTCCTTATGCCGAAATTAAGGAAATGATAAGCGGCTACATTATTGTAAAAACTGAAACACTTGAAGAAGCCATTGAACTGGCCAAAGGCTGCCCGGTATTTAACGCCGGGGGCTGTGTTGAGGTAAGGAGTATTATACCTACAGTTGTATGTGAAGGTACAGCCGTTTAG
- a CDS encoding RNA polymerase sigma factor, which produces MEKDKELIPNLFRTEYSKITAVLGKFFGFDHIEVAEDIVSDTFMQAAETWGQKGLPDNPVAWLYAVSKNKAKDYLKRNQLFSDKIVGAVAYNSPETYEIEIDLSGKNITDSQLQMMFAICNPVIPAEAQIGLSLRILCRFGIEEIADAFLTNKETINKRLFRAKEKLRAEKVKIEFPNKEEVASRLNTVLTTLYLLFNEGYYSLSQNTSLRKNLCLEAMRLTYLLIGNEATSQPTVNALLALMCFHSSRFEARLGQHGESVLYEEQDTSLWDDELIARGQHYLNKASVGNTISKYHVEAAIAYWHTTRTADKWEHILQLYNTLLILEYSPIAALNRTYALSKTIGKEAAIIEAEKLGLNGNYLYHCLMGYLYSGIENTCAIANFETALKLTKAQADKAKIRQYIRDMKNG; this is translated from the coding sequence ATGGAAAAAGACAAAGAGCTTATACCAAACCTGTTCCGTACCGAGTACAGCAAAATAACAGCTGTACTCGGTAAATTTTTCGGCTTTGATCATATTGAGGTTGCCGAAGATATAGTAAGTGATACCTTTATGCAGGCCGCCGAAACCTGGGGCCAAAAGGGTTTGCCCGATAATCCTGTGGCCTGGCTATATGCAGTATCAAAAAATAAAGCCAAAGACTATTTAAAACGTAACCAGCTGTTCTCTGATAAGATAGTCGGCGCAGTAGCGTACAATTCCCCCGAAACTTATGAAATAGAAATAGACCTGTCAGGCAAGAACATAACTGACAGTCAGTTGCAAATGATGTTTGCTATTTGCAACCCTGTTATACCTGCTGAGGCGCAGATAGGCTTATCATTACGGATACTCTGCAGGTTCGGTATTGAAGAAATTGCTGATGCCTTTTTAACTAATAAAGAAACCATTAATAAACGTCTTTTTAGGGCGAAGGAAAAATTAAGGGCCGAAAAGGTTAAAATAGAGTTTCCGAATAAAGAAGAAGTGGCCTCCAGGCTTAATACGGTGCTCACAACGCTGTACCTGTTGTTTAACGAGGGTTATTATTCATTGTCGCAAAATACATCACTCCGAAAGAATCTTTGCCTTGAAGCGATGCGGCTAACCTATCTGCTCATAGGAAATGAAGCAACAAGCCAGCCAACTGTAAATGCTTTGCTGGCACTGATGTGTTTTCACTCATCAAGATTTGAGGCCAGGCTGGGGCAACACGGCGAATCAGTTTTGTACGAAGAGCAGGATACCTCACTTTGGGATGATGAATTGATTGCAAGGGGGCAGCATTATTTAAACAAAGCCTCCGTTGGAAATACCATCTCAAAATATCATGTAGAAGCTGCTATAGCTTATTGGCACACTACCAGAACTGCGGATAAATGGGAGCATATTTTGCAGCTTTATAACACCTTGCTGATACTGGAATATTCGCCTATAGCTGCGCTTAACCGTACTTATGCGTTATCAAAAACAATAGGGAAGGAGGCCGCAATTATTGAAGCCGAGAAATTAGGGCTAAACGGCAATTATCTATACCATTGTTTAATGGGCTACCTGTATTCCGGAATAGAAAATACATGTGCCATAGCCAATTTTGAAACCGCGCTAAAACTCACCAAAGCGCAGGCTGATAAGGCCAAAATACGGCAATATATAAGAGATATGAAAAATGGATAG
- a CDS encoding DUF5686 and carboxypeptidase regulatory-like domain-containing protein, which produces MKFYLTCILILLINLSAFSQQVTVNGKVTDENNKPIPFASIYIKNTTKGTSANSEGEYILQLTPGTYNVQYKAVGYKQESREVELKTSKTLNVSLKTEAYLLNAVVIRAGGEDPAYAIIRKAIKKRKAHLKEVNAYTCTVYIKGLQKMLDAPKKFMGFDVQKATREAGLDSNRRGIIYLSESQSKYSFQQPDNVHEEMISSKVSGSNKAFSYNRASDVKVDFYENIQNWEGLSNRPVISPIADNALFYYNYKWMGESIENGETVDKIKVTPKRLYDACFQGYIYILENDWRIYGLDLFITKKQNINFVDTLKFSEQFFPVSPKVWMPSSVKFEFTAGLLGFKIGGYYISVYKDYDLNPTFTKKEFNEVLLIKPGVNKKDSVFWENERPIPLTDEEKTDYQKKAILAKKRESKPYLDSLDKVNNKFSPGEFLLGGYHYRNRYEHEYYNFDPLLTAIKFNTVQGFAINYGASFSKRIDSINNRYLIITAKAGYGFSDHRFTGTINTSIPVGSFTLGINGGSEITDLNNTQPISSFLNSMYSLFERENYEKLYQKQYVSASLHKRIIGGWQATASAEYADRKWLPNASSYSFYNPGNKDYTSNNPLLPNQDVPLFPENQSFKVTIRTTYDFSDKYETYPDGRHYLPSDYPTIGLTYTKGIKNLLGSDVDYDLLSADISKSNISMGVFGKTSFYVGAGKFLNSNSIFYPDYKQFSGNQILFSNGGINTFLLLNYYTFSTYTEYVEAHLEHNFSGFILNKIPLIRKLKLQEIVDVNYLSTPTLKNYTELGFGLQYLNFRIMYGTSFNSGSNTNSAIRLGISF; this is translated from the coding sequence ATGAAATTCTACCTAACCTGTATTCTGATTCTCTTAATAAATCTGTCCGCATTTTCACAACAAGTTACAGTTAACGGTAAGGTAACCGATGAAAATAATAAGCCCATTCCCTTTGCCAGCATATATATTAAAAACACAACTAAAGGGACTTCGGCAAACAGTGAGGGCGAATATATTTTACAATTAACACCAGGCACATACAATGTGCAATATAAAGCTGTCGGCTATAAACAGGAAAGTCGTGAGGTTGAGCTAAAAACCAGTAAAACATTAAATGTGAGTTTAAAAACAGAGGCTTACCTGTTGAATGCTGTGGTAATCCGTGCGGGTGGAGAAGATCCGGCTTACGCCATTATCCGCAAGGCGATCAAAAAACGCAAGGCGCATTTAAAGGAAGTAAATGCTTATACCTGTACAGTTTACATAAAGGGATTGCAAAAAATGCTGGATGCCCCTAAAAAATTCATGGGATTTGATGTGCAAAAGGCAACCCGCGAGGCTGGGCTCGACTCTAACCGCAGGGGAATAATTTACCTGTCGGAATCACAATCGAAATATAGCTTTCAACAACCTGATAATGTGCATGAGGAAATGATATCATCAAAGGTATCGGGCAGTAATAAAGCCTTTAGCTATAACCGTGCATCGGATGTAAAAGTTGATTTTTATGAGAATATCCAGAACTGGGAAGGCCTGAGCAACAGGCCCGTAATATCACCAATTGCTGATAATGCACTATTTTACTACAACTATAAATGGATGGGTGAAAGCATCGAGAATGGTGAAACAGTAGATAAAATAAAAGTTACACCTAAACGCTTGTATGACGCTTGCTTCCAGGGTTATATATACATTTTAGAAAACGACTGGCGTATATACGGACTGGATCTGTTCATCACAAAAAAACAGAATATAAATTTTGTAGATACCCTGAAATTCAGCGAACAGTTTTTTCCTGTAAGCCCGAAAGTTTGGATGCCATCATCAGTTAAATTTGAATTTACTGCAGGCTTGCTTGGCTTTAAGATAGGTGGGTATTATATATCTGTTTATAAGGACTATGATCTTAACCCTACCTTCACCAAAAAAGAATTCAATGAAGTGCTGCTGATTAAACCGGGTGTAAATAAAAAAGATTCTGTGTTCTGGGAAAACGAGCGACCAATACCGCTAACCGATGAGGAAAAGACCGATTATCAGAAAAAAGCGATACTGGCTAAAAAGCGTGAATCAAAACCTTACCTCGATTCGCTGGATAAGGTGAATAATAAATTTAGTCCGGGTGAATTTCTGCTTGGCGGATATCATTATCGCAACCGTTATGAGCATGAATATTACAATTTCGACCCATTGCTGACCGCGATAAAATTTAACACCGTACAGGGTTTTGCTATAAACTATGGTGCTTCCTTCAGTAAACGGATTGATAGTATCAATAATCGTTACTTGATTATCACGGCTAAGGCCGGTTATGGTTTTTCTGATCATAGATTTACAGGTACCATAAATACCAGCATCCCCGTTGGTAGTTTCACGCTTGGCATAAATGGCGGTTCGGAAATTACTGATCTGAACAATACTCAACCAATTTCCTCATTCCTGAACTCAATGTATAGTCTGTTTGAGCGGGAAAACTATGAAAAGCTGTATCAAAAGCAATATGTATCAGCATCGCTGCATAAACGTATAATTGGCGGCTGGCAGGCCACCGCGAGCGCGGAATATGCTGATAGAAAATGGTTGCCAAATGCATCCTCTTATAGTTTTTATAATCCCGGTAATAAAGATTATACATCAAACAACCCGCTATTACCCAATCAGGATGTTCCTTTATTCCCGGAAAACCAATCGTTTAAAGTTACCATACGTACCACTTATGATTTCAGCGATAAGTATGAAACCTATCCCGATGGCAGGCATTACCTACCGTCAGATTATCCAACTATTGGCCTAACGTATACCAAGGGGATTAAAAACCTACTGGGTTCGGATGTGGATTATGATCTGCTGTCTGCCGATATATCAAAATCTAATATCAGCATGGGGGTATTTGGAAAAACATCGTTTTACGTAGGTGCCGGTAAGTTCTTAAACAGTAACAGTATTTTTTATCCCGATTATAAACAGTTCTCAGGCAATCAGATCTTATTTTCAAACGGCGGTATCAATACATTTTTACTGTTGAACTATTACACATTCAGCACCTATACAGAGTATGTTGAGGCACACCTGGAGCATAATTTTTCAGGTTTTATCCTGAATAAGATCCCGCTGATAAGAAAATTAAAGTTGCAGGAAATAGTGGATGTAAATTATTTAAGCACGCCAACATTAAAGAACTATACCGAGCTGGGTTTCGGCCTGCAATACTTGAATTTCCGTATCATGTACGGCACTTCATTCAATAGCGGCAGTAATACAAATTCGGCAATAAGGTTGGGGATAAGTTTTTAA